A genomic window from Streptomyces brevispora includes:
- a CDS encoding flavin monoamine oxidase family protein produces MTSTVPTAVQHTEAAPPITMFGPDFPYAYDDFLAHPAGIGQIPATEHGSEVAVIGGGLSGIITAYELMKMGLRPVLYEADRIGGRLRTVEFDGCTVDGQPLTAEMGAMRFPPSSTALQHYIDLVELETKPFPNPLSPATPSTVVDLKGESHYARTVDDLPQIYRDVMDAWNSCLEEGADFSDMNRAMRERDVPRIREIWARLVEKLDNQTFYGFLCDSDAFKSFRHREVFGQVGFGTGGWDTDFPNSILEILRVVYTEADDHHRSIVGGSQQLPLRLWEREPQKIIHWPLGTSLASLHDGQPRPAVTRLNRTAGNRITVTDASGDIRTFRAAVFTGQSWLLLSKIACDDALFPIDHWTAMERTHYMESSKLFVPVDRPFWLDKAVDGNGEPTGRDTMSMTLTDRMTRGTYLLDDGPDKPASICLSYTWCDDSLKWLPLSATERMDVMLKSLGEIYPGVDIRKHIIGNPVTVSWENEPCFMGAFKANLPGHYRYQRRLFTHFMQDRLPADKRGLFLAGDDISWTAGWAEGAVQTALNAVWGVMSQFGGATDAANPGPGDVFDAIAPVELPED; encoded by the coding sequence ATGACGTCCACGGTGCCCACCGCCGTCCAGCACACCGAGGCAGCCCCGCCGATCACCATGTTCGGGCCGGACTTCCCGTACGCGTACGACGACTTCCTCGCGCACCCCGCCGGGATCGGACAGATCCCGGCGACCGAGCACGGCAGCGAGGTGGCGGTCATCGGCGGAGGACTCTCCGGGATCATCACGGCCTACGAGCTGATGAAGATGGGGCTCAGGCCCGTCCTCTACGAGGCCGACCGGATCGGCGGACGGCTGCGCACGGTCGAGTTCGACGGCTGCACGGTGGACGGGCAGCCGCTCACCGCGGAGATGGGCGCCATGCGCTTCCCGCCGTCCTCGACCGCGCTCCAGCACTACATCGACCTGGTCGAACTGGAGACGAAACCGTTCCCCAACCCGCTCTCCCCGGCCACCCCGTCGACCGTCGTCGACCTCAAGGGCGAGTCGCACTACGCCCGGACCGTCGACGATCTTCCGCAGATCTACCGGGATGTGATGGACGCCTGGAACAGCTGTCTGGAGGAGGGCGCCGACTTCTCCGACATGAACCGCGCGATGCGTGAGCGCGACGTGCCGCGGATCCGGGAGATCTGGGCCCGGCTCGTCGAGAAGCTCGACAACCAGACCTTCTACGGGTTCCTCTGCGACTCCGACGCCTTCAAGTCGTTCCGGCACCGCGAGGTCTTCGGCCAGGTCGGCTTCGGCACCGGCGGCTGGGACACCGACTTCCCCAACTCCATCCTGGAGATCCTGCGCGTCGTCTACACCGAGGCGGACGACCACCACCGCTCCATCGTCGGCGGCAGCCAGCAGCTTCCGCTGCGCCTCTGGGAACGCGAACCGCAGAAGATCATCCACTGGCCGCTCGGCACCTCGCTGGCCTCGCTGCACGACGGGCAGCCGCGTCCCGCGGTGACCCGGCTGAACCGCACCGCGGGCAACAGGATCACCGTCACCGACGCCTCCGGCGACATCCGCACCTTCCGGGCTGCCGTCTTCACCGGGCAGTCCTGGCTGCTGCTCTCCAAGATCGCCTGCGACGACGCGCTCTTCCCGATCGACCACTGGACGGCGATGGAGCGCACCCACTACATGGAGTCCTCCAAGCTGTTCGTCCCCGTCGACCGGCCGTTCTGGCTGGACAAGGCCGTCGACGGCAACGGGGAACCGACCGGCCGGGACACCATGTCGATGACGCTCACCGACCGGATGACGCGCGGCACGTACCTTCTCGACGACGGACCGGACAAGCCGGCCAGCATCTGCCTCTCGTACACCTGGTGCGACGACAGCCTGAAGTGGCTGCCGCTCTCGGCGACCGAGCGCATGGACGTGATGCTGAAGTCGCTCGGCGAGATCTATCCGGGCGTCGACATCAGAAAGCACATCATCGGCAACCCGGTGACGGTCTCCTGGGAGAACGAGCCCTGTTTCATGGGTGCGTTCAAGGCCAATCTGCCCGGCCACTACCGCTACCAGCGGCGGCTCTTCACCCACTTCATGCAGGACCGGCTGCCCGCCGACAAGCGGGGTCTGTTCCTGGCGGGCGACGACATCTCCTGGACGGCCGGCTGGGCCGAGGGGGCCGTACAGACCGCACTGAACGCCGTCTGGGGCGTGATGTCCCAGTTCGGCGGTGCGACCGACGCGGCCAACCCCGGCCCGGGCGACGTCTTCGACGCGATCGCCCCGGTCGAACTCCCGGAGGACTGA